A single region of the Streptomyces sp. NBC_00236 genome encodes:
- a CDS encoding RNase H family protein — protein sequence MVRTKSLAQHLADDFTALQEAVLRRMNGTADAATLESLADPGLAEPIAVALTHAYTRARGAVRRAELGPGPSDRLRPLRREARRLAAARSEAEAVCRRVRGQAHAGLSRASERLDIRVTRAVLPSIHQDCLRTACADLGLPESVLNMPSGAAGAWALEHGVLTGEVPAPVRELVECDDAVFVAALLRDAREEEDSRLTHDAVVERWHRLASAALAWGRYAIAQAELRALARPPHARHGALDALEDAYEDLALLACRAREAKYLAFRLSCRIRRLASAGDLGARITAAHVTAYALMADLRPEATSAVREAVRAHQVGCADRPANCPRCHTALVGTLQVADPPKEAGEEGVPPVAEDTDAASPLPEADDRYALLADLPPGVRVMVADAALGDDSAVCGYGWAAEDGTTGLGISMAANSGEAEIIGICEAALSALHADDDAQVVVLCDSKQAVTCLHTALAEGSPDPAHRALLFPESRSLLERLLPHAGRVDVRWLKGHIGHELNETADTLANLALRRATGRIAERTARRAIGDAVKKLPHPATATAA from the coding sequence ATGGTCCGAACCAAGAGCCTCGCGCAGCACCTGGCCGACGACTTCACGGCTCTCCAGGAGGCAGTGCTGCGGCGCATGAACGGCACCGCGGACGCGGCGACACTGGAATCGCTGGCCGACCCCGGTCTCGCCGAGCCGATCGCCGTCGCGCTCACCCACGCGTACACCCGGGCCCGCGGCGCGGTACGACGCGCGGAACTCGGGCCCGGCCCGTCCGATCGTCTGCGACCGCTGCGGCGGGAAGCCCGCAGGCTGGCCGCCGCCCGCAGCGAAGCCGAAGCCGTCTGCCGCCGAGTGCGCGGGCAAGCACACGCCGGGCTGAGTCGCGCCTCGGAGCGACTGGACATCCGCGTCACCCGAGCGGTACTGCCCTCCATCCACCAGGACTGCCTGCGGACCGCCTGTGCCGACCTCGGACTCCCCGAGTCGGTCCTGAACATGCCCAGCGGCGCTGCCGGCGCCTGGGCCCTCGAGCACGGTGTCCTCACCGGTGAAGTCCCGGCCCCGGTACGAGAACTGGTCGAGTGTGACGACGCGGTCTTCGTCGCCGCCCTGCTGCGGGACGCGCGGGAGGAGGAGGACAGCAGACTCACCCACGACGCGGTCGTCGAACGGTGGCACCGGCTCGCCTCCGCGGCCCTCGCCTGGGGCCGCTACGCAATCGCGCAGGCCGAGCTCCGCGCCCTTGCCCGCCCGCCCCATGCCCGCCACGGGGCACTCGACGCCCTGGAGGACGCGTACGAGGACTTGGCCTTGCTGGCCTGCCGGGCGCGGGAGGCCAAGTACCTGGCCTTCCGGCTCTCCTGCCGGATCCGGCGCCTGGCGTCGGCCGGTGACCTCGGCGCCAGGATCACCGCAGCGCACGTCACGGCTTACGCGCTGATGGCCGATCTCCGCCCCGAGGCGACATCAGCGGTACGGGAAGCGGTCCGAGCCCATCAGGTTGGCTGCGCGGACCGCCCCGCGAACTGCCCGCGATGCCACACCGCACTCGTTGGCACACTGCAGGTGGCAGACCCGCCGAAGGAGGCAGGGGAGGAAGGCGTTCCGCCTGTTGCGGAGGACACAGACGCGGCTTCGCCCCTTCCCGAAGCCGACGACCGGTACGCGCTCCTCGCCGACCTGCCGCCCGGTGTCCGCGTCATGGTCGCCGACGCCGCTCTCGGAGACGACTCCGCTGTGTGCGGATACGGCTGGGCCGCCGAGGACGGCACCACCGGCCTCGGCATCTCCATGGCAGCCAACAGCGGCGAAGCCGAGATCATCGGCATCTGTGAAGCGGCGCTCTCGGCCCTGCACGCTGACGACGACGCGCAGGTCGTCGTTCTGTGCGACAGCAAGCAGGCCGTCACCTGCCTCCACACGGCCCTCGCCGAGGGATCGCCCGACCCCGCACACCGGGCCCTGCTCTTCCCCGAAAGCCGCAGCCTCCTCGAACGGCTCCTCCCGCACGCCGGACGCGTCGACGTCCGCTGGCTCAAGGGCCACATAGGCCACGAACTCAACGAGACGGCCGACACCCTCGCCAACCTCGCCCTGCGCCGGGCGACCGGCCGCATTGCCGAGCGCACCGCCCGGCGCGCCATCGGCGACGCCGTCAAGAAGCTGCCCCACCCCGCGACCGCCACCGCGGCCTGA
- a CDS encoding class I SAM-dependent DNA methyltransferase — translation MPPRQKNPVDQVELFTASTAKEIQAILWKAADKLRGSMDAAQYKEFVLGLIFLKYISDAFDERREQLAKELADDGISEDRLAEFLEDQDEYTGHNVFWVPETARWSWIAAHAKSKGVGLLLDEAMDVIMRANPSLTAVLPKIFNRDNVDQKRLAELVDLISDARFGGGSDGKPAQDVLGEVYEYFLGNFARAEGKRGGEFYTPSSVVRLIVEILEPYEGRVYDPACGSGGMFVQAGKFIEAHRGRGHKSDIAVYGQELNERTWRLAKMNLAIHGIDGDLSTRWGDTFDQDRHPDLKADFVMANPPFNIKDWSRNENDPRWKYGVPPKANANYAWLQHILSKLGERGTGGVVLANGSMSSQQSGEGEIRRAMIEADQVACMVALPSQLFRTTQIPACLWFLAKDKGPQGPKRLADRRGEILFIDARGLGEMIDRTERDLTAANLAKIADTYHAWRGTQSAREEGLPYADEPGFCASADLATVREHGYVLTPGRYVGAIDVEEVGAEAIAERIAKLTEELFELFNKSDELTVVVRNQLKGIR, via the coding sequence ATGCCCCCGCGACAGAAGAACCCCGTCGACCAGGTGGAACTGTTCACCGCCTCGACCGCGAAAGAGATCCAGGCCATCCTCTGGAAGGCTGCCGACAAGCTGCGCGGCTCCATGGACGCCGCTCAGTACAAGGAGTTCGTCCTCGGTCTGATCTTCCTCAAGTACATCTCCGACGCCTTCGACGAGCGCCGTGAGCAGCTCGCCAAGGAGCTCGCCGACGACGGGATCTCCGAGGACCGCCTCGCGGAGTTCCTGGAGGACCAGGACGAGTACACCGGCCACAACGTCTTCTGGGTCCCTGAGACCGCCCGCTGGTCCTGGATCGCCGCCCACGCCAAGAGCAAGGGCGTCGGCCTCCTCCTCGACGAGGCCATGGACGTCATCATGCGGGCGAACCCCTCGCTGACCGCCGTCCTCCCGAAGATCTTCAACCGGGACAACGTCGACCAGAAGCGGCTGGCCGAGCTCGTCGACCTCATCAGCGACGCCCGCTTCGGCGGCGGCAGCGACGGCAAGCCGGCCCAGGACGTGCTCGGCGAGGTCTACGAGTACTTCCTCGGCAACTTCGCCCGTGCGGAGGGCAAGCGCGGCGGTGAGTTCTACACGCCGAGCAGCGTGGTCCGTCTCATCGTCGAGATCCTGGAACCCTACGAGGGCCGGGTGTACGACCCGGCCTGCGGCTCCGGCGGCATGTTCGTCCAGGCCGGCAAGTTCATCGAGGCGCATCGCGGTCGCGGCCACAAGTCGGACATCGCGGTCTACGGCCAGGAGCTCAACGAGCGCACCTGGCGCCTGGCCAAGATGAACCTCGCCATCCACGGCATCGACGGGGATCTCTCCACCCGCTGGGGCGACACCTTCGACCAGGACCGGCACCCGGACCTCAAGGCCGACTTCGTCATGGCCAACCCCCCGTTCAACATCAAGGACTGGTCGAGGAACGAGAACGACCCGCGCTGGAAGTACGGGGTCCCGCCGAAGGCCAACGCGAACTACGCGTGGCTCCAGCACATCCTCAGCAAGCTCGGTGAGCGCGGTACGGGTGGCGTCGTCCTCGCGAACGGCTCGATGAGCAGCCAGCAGAGCGGTGAGGGCGAGATCCGCCGGGCGATGATCGAGGCGGACCAGGTGGCGTGCATGGTGGCCCTGCCGTCGCAGCTGTTCCGTACAACCCAGATCCCGGCCTGCCTGTGGTTCCTGGCCAAGGACAAGGGCCCACAGGGCCCGAAGCGCCTGGCCGACCGGCGCGGCGAGATCCTCTTCATCGACGCACGCGGCCTGGGCGAGATGATCGACCGTACCGAACGTGACCTGACGGCAGCCAACCTCGCGAAGATCGCGGACACGTATCACGCGTGGCGCGGGACGCAGTCGGCACGCGAGGAGGGGCTTCCGTACGCGGACGAGCCCGGCTTCTGTGCCTCGGCCGACCTGGCAACGGTTCGTGAGCACGGTTATGTGTTGACGCCGGGACGGTACGTGGGCGCGATCGACGTGGAGGAAGTGGGTGCGGAGGCGATCGCGGAGAGGATCGCGAAGCTGACCGAGGAGCTGTTCGAGCTCTTCAACAAGTCGGACGAGTTGACCGTCGTGGTCCGGAACCAGCTGAAGGGAATCCGATGA